The following nucleotide sequence is from Candidatus Poribacteria bacterium.
ATTCAAGGATGGACAGGATTAGAGACACTCTGGAACTGACAATTGTCTTTTACAGATAGCAAAAAGCGGACGAGGGCACCCCGCCCCTACGAACACCCAACTTGAATGCCAAAATTTATCAAAGAAAGTTAATGGTTTCGCTGAATTCCCACTTTTTTCATCATTTATGACATTTTTTGCATTTTATGCACGAAAAGGGGGAAAAAAAGGAGTCTTTAAGAGTATAAGATGACAGAATTATTTTTTTGTAACCTTTTTAACCAATTTTTACACTTAAGTTAGGAAAGGATACGATCACTACTAAATGCTAACCGATTATGAAACATATAGTGATGCACAACTTTTACAACGCTACCAGAAAGGCGATGAAGTCGCACGGAATGTCCTCTTTCAGCGATATAGAGCTCCTCTTCATAAGTTTTTCAGAAGGAGAATCAGCGGGAATCATGAAGATGCAGAAGATCTCGTCCAAGAAACGTTGCTTGAGGCACTGAAAAGCTTAGAAGGGATTCAGTCTCCGGAACGTTTTGGGGCGTGGCTATCCACAATCGCAACACGTGTCCTCGTAAAATGGATTAAGGAGAAACAGAAGCAAGGTGTGCTGGTCGTATTGGATGCCGATCCAGAAGATGAATCGGGGCAAATGGCTCTCACAGAATTGCTTTCCGCACCCGTGACGTTTCAACCGGAACACGGCGTTCTTGATAACGAACTTGCAGAGATCCGCCGCCGTTTTGAGTGCACGCTGCGTCCCAAAGAATTAGAAGTCTTTCAATTAAGGCACAACAGCGATATGACGTTTGAGGAGATTAGGCAAAAACTGGGCATCAGAACAGGAACTGCCAAGTCTCGATATCATCGGGCGTTAGTGAAATTCGAGAAGTGGTTAGAAAAGCATTATCCTGATATCTATCATTTCTTACGTGGAGGAGGTGAATAACCGGATAAAGAGTTATTGGCTATTTTCGTCTTTTTCCCTATAATGTGACGAAATAGTTTTGTAATGGCAGTCTCTTCTTTTTTCAGGGGTGCGCCGAGGGTGGTAGAGACACCGGTCGGCGCGGAGAACCCTGCCATAACTGGTCTATGACAGCGTTAGCCTAATTATAACATAAAACGCCCCTGTTTTGTGAATTTTTAGGTTAGCACCTTACAGGGGTAGATTGCCACGTTCTCCCTGAAAAATCGGCAAAATCCCCGTAACGAATAATAACAAGGAGGTCACATCGTGTTAGGTAACTTGATCTCAAACAGAGGGATCCTCGCAGGACTTGTTTTCTTTCTTGTGGTTGTTGGCAGCAGCCTCCTTTATAGTTGGCACGTTCACCGCACCACTAAGGCGGAACTCGAACAGACGACCCGCGCTGTGCAGACACTTGAAAACAAGAACGAGGCACCCGCCGAACAAGATGTTGGCATTCCCATAGATATAGAAACCCTCGGCACCTCAGAAACGGCTCTTGATACCGATGAGGTACAAACAACGTCTGAAGGGACAGACGCATTAGCGGTGCAGGATACAGATGCTGTTGATATCGCGGATGTGTTCTTACCAGATGACTTCGTTTCAGAGAAAGAAATCGCCGAGGATGTGTCGGTCTCGCCTTTTGGATTCGGACCTTATCCCGAAGTGCCGGAAGGGTGGCCTGCGGATACATTTCCAGCACCCTCTGCAAACCATGAATTGCTGGCACGCGTCGAGATAAAACTTCTCTCGCAAGGTACTAACACCGCAGGAGCAAATATGGAGAACGGCTTAGTCTATCCAGTTATCAAAGGCACCGCCTATGTTAAATGGAAGTCGTATCTCAGACCGGACGGTGAGATTACATATATCAGCGATATTATAGCGCACCCAGAAGATGGTGCCCGGCTGAATGCAATCAGGGCTGAGAAGGGAAGATCGCTTACCGAAATGGATGTGCCATCAGATATAAAATTGGTTTCTTTTGAAGCAGGGGCTATTGACCCTTATCAATTTTTAGATTTACCATAACTGTAAAGGAGACATATCATGAGAAGAATATTGTCCTTGGCTATAATTCTCGCAATGCTTGGCGGTACATCCCTCTGGGCACTGCGAGGTCCAGAAAAAGGCAGAACTTACAATCGAGACAGACAGAAGCGGAGCGGGCATGCTAACTGGGCGAGAGCTTTTGGTGCGGATTCAGATGGTAATATCAGTACCTTTGCTGACGTTGAAGTTGATGTTGATCAACCGTTCGGTGTAGATTATTCAGGGTATGCCAACGTATGGGGAGACGGAAGTACAGGATCCTACTCTCTTTATGCTTCAGTGCCAGGGGATTCTGACTCTGCCAGCGGTATCGTGAGGGGAGATACATACAGGTCTGTCAGCGCGGATGATTTTGATTGGGGAGCGAATGTTAACGCAGAGAATGCTTTAGCTAACTGCTCCTCAAATGGTGAGATACGTATTCCAGGGCACCGCAGCCGTGCTGAAGCTTGGAAATTTGCACAGAAGGGTGAATCGTAGGCCAACCTGCTAACTTGGATATCAAGGGTTAAAAGTCTTAACCCTTGATATCCGATATTAGGCGGAACCATGATACTTATACAAAAGAAAATGCTCATTATTGCTGTAATGTTTGTTGTTCTTGGCATAAGTGTATTATTCATCTTTTTATATAATGATGACCAGCAGGGGATGACCGTCTATAATCATGAATCTACTACGCTCTCCGTGCCAGACGGAATGGTGCTAATTCCAGCAGGTGAATTTAAGATGGGAATTAACTATCCAGATGCATCACCTAATGACGAACAACCAGTGTATACTGTTCGTGTTGATGCTTTCTTCATTGATAAAAATGAAGTTACCAATGCAGAGTACAAGCAATTTCTCATCGAAAACCCGCAGTGGCAAAAACAACATATTGATGAAAGATTACATAACGGCAATTATCTGGCAACTTGGAATGGAAACAACTATCCCGACGGGAAAAGCAATCATCCCGTAAATCACGTGAGTTGGTACGCTGCAATGGCTTATGCAGAGTGGGTGGGAAAACGTCTACCAACAGAGGCTGAATGGGAACGCGCCGCGCGTGGGAACTTAGAAGGGAAAAAATATCCATGGGGAAACAAGATTACTGCTAAAGATGCCAACTACGGTCAGAATATTAGCGATACCACTTCTATTGGTAAGTACCTCCCGAATGCTTACGGCTTGTATGATATGGCAGGTAATGTGTGGGAGTGGTGTTTAGATGAACATGAATTCGGTCACTATGATTCTTTTTCTGCTAACACTCCTATAAGTCTAACGAATTGGCTCATGGATAATTTCACAAATGTCAATAGCGATCGCGTGTTTCGTGGTGGTTCTTGGGCAAGTAAAGCAGAGTCTGTGCGGTGTGCCTCTCGTCTCGTAATATCTCCATCAGAAGCGTACTTCGGTGTTGGTTTCCGTTGCGCGGTGACAGCCACACCTTGAATATCTGCTAATTTTAATCAAAAACTCTTATAGATAAAGGAACAATATGAATTTTTTCAAAAAGATATGGTTTTTGGCACTCGTAGGACTTATAATCTTGAGCATCGGCACATACCTTTTCTTTCGTGGCAGGACACCGACGGAACCTATTAAGTTCTATAAGACGACGCAACCCACACCCAAACAACGCCCGCTACAGACAGAAACAACTACAAAAGAGGCTCCGATAACCCCCGATCACAGTCATGACCATCCACATGATCACGGTTCTAACGACCACGCAGCAGTGCCAACCGCAACGCAGGAAAAGTATGATTGGCGAGACGATAGCACGTTTGAGACACCACCGCCAAAGAATGATCCGTGGAAACAAACTAAGCAAGAGACGGAAGTTGCCGACGCTGCTGATACATATCCTCCCAAAGATTGGTATAAGACAGAAGACCCGGTCTTGCGTGCTGAATACTATGGTGCTCAGATGCTCAAACAGTTTGGGGATACCCCAGAGGTTCGCATTGTCTCAGATTGGGAATTAAAAAAGGAGATGGACATAACGCCAACACATGAAGAACTCATTACGTATCTTGAGGCACTCTATCATCTCTTTCCCAGAGACAAAACGCTGCAAGCACTCAACTACCATCGCGAACTAAGAGCGAAAGGTGTGGAAGTCAAAATGGTACCTGAAGGAGATCCAAGATGAAAAATCCGCGTATTTTACCGCTGTTCTGTTATCTCATCTGTCTTTTCGTTCTCTGCTTTCTCGCTTGTGGAGGCAGAGAAGATGTGCAATCTGGGGCAACTAACCCGTTAAATCCAACAGACACATCAACCGACAGCATTGAAGAATTGGACCCTTTTATTTTACGCGTTGAATCTATCTACGCGCAGCTCAACGAAGGGAAAGTGGATGTTCCGCGAAACTGGGAGAAGGTGAAAGACCCAGTCTTACGTGCCGCATACGCCCGCTTCTTACTCAGCAAGGGAAAACTCGCAATTCCACGCCACTGGATCCATACGGAAGATCGGGTTTTACACGCGGAATACTACCGTGCTCAACTCCTCAAACAGTTTGGAGACATTCCGCAGGTTCACACTGTCGCAAATTGGGAATTAAAAGGTGCGATAGCATCAACGATGGAAATCCCTTGGTTCACGCTGAAACCTGGGGAGCATATTGCTTATCTTGAGGCACTCTATCACCTTTTCCCCAGTGAAGCCAACCGACAGGCACTTGAAAACGCTCGGAAAGACGCGGCGAAGCCTACTTATGAGGAACTGCGGGAGCAAGACCCAGAGTTATGGGCGCAACTTGAACTTGAACGGCTCATTGAAGAGCATGGCGACACTCCGCAGACGCGTATCATGGCGGAATTTCATCGAAAGGACGCATTGGGTCTCCCTATCACTGAAGAAGATTACCTCACCTACCTTGAAGCAATAGTCCATCTCCATCCGGACGATGAAATAGCACCGCGGCTCCTTGAAAGATTTCGGAAAGCGAAAGCCAATGGAATCCCATTTAAGGATGTAAAGACAGATGATATCGTGCCACCTAAAGAAGAAGAGGAGGACGAGTGAGAAATGTCCCACAAGAAACTTTCTTATTCAGGTTTTACATTTGAGAGTACACACTGGCTTCATAACGGATCTAAAGGTGAATCTGTTCACCTAACATCTATCCCAATTTCAGTTAAACGGAAAGCAAAAAGTTAAAGGGTAAAGGTTTGTTGATGGGATAGGCAGAAGCACCCCTTTATCTATTGCTTTCTCATTTCTATAAGGAGATTTAATCATGCTAAAAAAATGGTTTGGAAGTTTAATCTGCCTCGTCTTTGT
It contains:
- a CDS encoding formylglycine-generating enzyme family protein, with amino-acid sequence MILIQKKMLIIAVMFVVLGISVLFIFLYNDDQQGMTVYNHESTTLSVPDGMVLIPAGEFKMGINYPDASPNDEQPVYTVRVDAFFIDKNEVTNAEYKQFLIENPQWQKQHIDERLHNGNYLATWNGNNYPDGKSNHPVNHVSWYAAMAYAEWVGKRLPTEAEWERAARGNLEGKKYPWGNKITAKDANYGQNISDTTSIGKYLPNAYGLYDMAGNVWEWCLDEHEFGHYDSFSANTPISLTNWLMDNFTNVNSDRVFRGGSWASKAESVRCASRLVISPSEAYFGVGFRCAVTATP
- a CDS encoding RNA polymerase sigma factor, with protein sequence MLTDYETYSDAQLLQRYQKGDEVARNVLFQRYRAPLHKFFRRRISGNHEDAEDLVQETLLEALKSLEGIQSPERFGAWLSTIATRVLVKWIKEKQKQGVLVVLDADPEDESGQMALTELLSAPVTFQPEHGVLDNELAEIRRRFECTLRPKELEVFQLRHNSDMTFEEIRQKLGIRTGTAKSRYHRALVKFEKWLEKHYPDIYHFLRGGGE